ttacaaacaacttgcaagcatgtaattaattaggactatctaccgttttcaattgatagagacgaacacgacaagaaacgtagttgctataggatatccttttaaaataagaacaagatgagcctcgatgaaaataaacaaaacacgcagatgcggggcccttgttaaatgtatattattgaagcatttagtttccaggacgggttgtttagcaaatctcacaaccctcctaaaataacaacacgttagtctctttaggacacgctttaataaaccttaccttcttaaactcgggtgcacatttatgtgacccaaatccaaatctcgacggattcgaaatgtatttctaatcatgggtacattgattgtgacgtggttcgagatgcgtgtccatgacgttgcaatttcattaaaaaaaaaagagggggatgagatgagcctcgccaaataaaaatacaaattgcggggccctcagtaaatatttgctttaaaaattgtttagacttcgggatggaccgtttagtaaaattccacggtcctacccaaaataaatacgctagtcgctttaggcgcgcctttaataatttaatttccttaaactcgggtgcacattgatgtgacccaaatccaaatctcaacggagtcgaaatatgtcaacaatcacgggtgcattgatgcaacgtggttcgagatatgctttcacaacgttgcaagtcttataaaataacagtaaatgataaaagcggtttaaaattaatttttgcacataagttcatattgtatttaaaatcagataaataagccgaatataacagttgagcgaccgtgctagaaccacggaactcgggaatgcctaacaccttctcccgggttaacagaattccttatccggatttcgggtacgcagactgtaatatagagtcattcttttcctcgatccgggattaaaattggtgacttgggacaccctaaaactcccaagtggcgactctgaaataaacaaataaatcccgtttcgattgtcctttaattggaaaaaaactcccctgcgcccctcgggtgcggagaaaggaggtgcgacaccaaGTATACCTTCTGATTTGGAAGATGTTCAAGCAAAACAGCTTGTTCTAGCTCTTCAATAGTCAATTTTGTGGCATCCGACTCTTCGAGGGAAACAAAAATTCGGGGGGCGAGGaaatcttcctcatcatcctCAGGGGGTCTGTCTGCCTCCCGACTCTTCCGAGGAAGAGTGTATAGAATTTGATGCCTCCCAGTGGaccgcaaacatttcctttgccgCATGATGTTCTCCATATACTGTCTTTATGCCATCATctattggaaacttcatcatctgatgcaaagttgacggtactgccctcatattgtgtatccacggcctaccaagcaatgcgttgtacctcatgttacctctgatgacatggaatttggcatcctGAACTACACCAGACATGTTGACCAGGAGCGTGATCTCCCCCTTCGTTGCTTCACcggccatgttgaagccgttaAGAACTCGGGAGTTAGGTACGATCTGATAGAGCAACCCGAGTTGTTCTACTACCTTTGACCTGATTACGTTGGCCAAGCTACTTGGGTCCACGagtacatgtttaatttgaatGTTATTCAAGAGAAACGAAATTACCAGCGCATCGTTATGTGGTCGAGTCAAGGTCTCAAAATCTTCCTCATTGAATGCAAGGATGTCTTCGGACATGCAGCCCCGGATTAACCCTTCCGTTGTAGCGGACGCTTTTACCCGTTTGATCACTGGTCCTTGGGGAATGTCGGTCCCCCCGATGATCATATGAACGACATGCTGAGGTTTTCCCGCCCCGTTTCTCCTATCTGCCTCTCTTTCTTCCCGGTGGGATTTTTCTAAGTTTCTTGTTGATTTTCTTGGCGTGTACTCCCGTTAATGTCGGAACTGACATCGGCATTGGGCGATGCATGAGACCGTACCCATGGGGATCAGTTCTAGTGCACTCTCATGGTTTTGTGGTGGTACATCAATACCTGGAACAGCTataccattctctccatggtcctcaagaccgttATTTTCATGTGTGTTcattgagttagacattttgacctgaaatcaaagattcttggacaagaaaagtgtgaagaataacttgcgttatgtagtaaaccagaaAGGAAACaaccactattatttttagccccactgtgggcaccaaactgtttaccttgaaaatggtaattacaattagatttgatttggtggttctaaaaatatgtgatttatttttatgctagttattaagAAGTaaatgctaagtgtgagactagaaaatgagATAGGAACTTGAAAACAGTATGTTTAAGCAAATCAAGTGGTTttgaatcggggcctcgagccagATTCtgcggggcctcgaggtcgaacTAGATACTAAGTTGTGGATAGCCGATGAAGGTCTAACAGTTCTAAGAGCTTTGATCTGAGCTCTTTATggtcaataatgagcaataaatgaagaacaattaatggaacataataaatgtaagtaatagaatcaagggagaatgtgtttaagttaggGAGCAGGAAAATGTTCTTgctcttgtattgaatgttgtattgagTATCTTGTCATGTCTGCAAAAAATAACAAGGTTCCTCTTTATATAGaaggggaaatcccaacatagtacatgtgcatttattacaaaaaaATGTAGCTGGTACAGCTATTTAGCAGTCTGGTACAGACTGGTACTATTCTTGTAGGTGTTGTCAGCTTTAACCACGTGCCTAGGGAACTTCCTGTTTATCCATAATAACCATCAATTTAAGCTGCCCCAAGGTCGGGCATAAAGAACCCTCGAGGTCAACACCTCGACCGTACCCCGGGCCTTCAAGGTGAAGCTACGAAAAGACGTAGTGATTGTAAAATTGGGCTCTCCAATTTTATCCGTATACAATATGCATGTGTATGACACTATAAATATTGcataatttacaaagttattcagacttataggtagatttctttattccatatttcatctatgtcatttatgtactgatttttatGCTTTATatactcagtatattattcgtactgacgcctTATTTCCcagggcctgcatttcatgcccgtaggtgcaggtagttaagttgacggtcccccttcttaggatccttaaTCAACGAGAAATGGTGTGCTCCACTTGATTCAgagctacttttgattttggtacgatatgcttgtatacatatatgggtatAACGTGATTTAGTCATGTCTTTGTACAtatgtatttctattagaggtctgtagacagttatgtatagttggatagtatgtggccttgtcggcttccaGTTTTAGAAATATAGTTGTcaatagcagccttgccggctcgcccactatattcctcatgtatatgtacatatgtctTTTGGATAGGTTTCCCTCACGtatgttattcatgtttatatcttaaatGCGTGCTTAAGGATATTCAACATGTAGGATTCGGCACTattgtggcccatcggtttgggtcgtgacaagtgaaAAGATGGACAAGCTTGTCAAAGATGTCAAAAACTCCTATAACTCCTTCTGCACCAAAGTGATAAACACTCTCAAGTATTTCTTGGGAAGAAATTAATGTGCATCTGTGCGATGGTgttacaaataatattttttgctTTTGCTTGCTTGCTGGTGGTTTTAAACTAACTTTCTTTTGCTTGTGTCTACACAAATTATGCCTCTGCTGAAGGCACTACTTTTATTGCACTACCTCACTAGTTATTATGTACATTACATCCTATATTACTTGTGTTATATGctttcctttcctttttgattGATGTCAAGGGGAGAGAAAAGTAGAGAAGTAaaacaaccacttaggaggagAAAACACTCATTCAGGGGGAGATGGCATCAACTCAGGGGGAGCAATTTAGGAAGTGAAATAAAAAGGGAAGTCTCATAATTAATGTTTACTCTCTCTtgattgtcatcatcaaaaagggagagaTTGTTAAGTTAAATTCCAAAGTTTCAATGATGACAATGTTCATTTACCTTGTTTTGTAGGAATCatcaaaaggaaagaaaacaaacgaGAAGTTGTGATTGCTGAATTAATGGACGAGAATAAGGAATCAAAAATTAGTACATCCATTCAGCCCCAATCAAAGGAAATCATATCAAGGAGATATTGCAAGCAAATATTCAGATTCTCAATTAAGCTCAATCAAAGGATTGATTGTCTCGTAAATGGAAGCATGTGACAAGTAAAGTCAAGATCGAATCCGGCCCTTTCCAAGAGCAGGATTCAAAGAGGCACCCCTTGGGTCAAATCCTTTTAAAGATCTCGTGCCTCTATTTTCGGTCAAGGCTCAACGACTCTTTTCTCTCTTATAAGAAGACTGCTAAGATCAAATGGAGGACTTTCGCAACTACACACATTATTTTCTATGTCTCTCTACTTCTTAGCCTAAACATTGTAATCCTTTGTTTACTAGTGTCTCAAAAGATAGGAAGAATTAGAACACAAAAGAGAGTTGTGTCATTATTCAAGATTCATTGTTGTAATTCTTCGTTGGTGGTGAACGAGTCAAAACTATCTGTACTGTAATTCTTTCAAGATCTAAAGAGAACCTTTGTTACCCAAGGGAAACTGGATGTAAGTACCACACTAGTACCGAACCAATATAAAATCGTTGTGTGTCATTCTCTTTTCATTTACTGTTACCTTACATTCTGCTCTTAATTTAATCAACTAAAATTATGGTTAGTCGACTATTTTTTAGTAGACCACAATTCATCCCCTCTTGTAATTTCATATGTTTGTCTAAAATTTGGTGAAGTTAGGTTAAGGCCTTGATtcatcctttttttttcttttatcaattaTCCATAATTAAAAAATGAtcatttttcaataattaaacCAGCATGGTCATATCACTCACGATATACTTAGTTATTTCTTTCTAATGATATAATTTGGGAAATTGCACTAACTAAAAGGTTATCTAGATATTGCATTTGCATTAAGTTGTTTGACGAAAAGATCTATAATTTGGTATATCTGTAGTTATTTCTCCACACCAAGCTGACTTAATGGAAAAATGCTTTAGCTGTCTAGAGATATTGCATCTGGATGAAGTTGGCTGGGTAGAAAAGGTATAATTAGTTCGTGGTACTGATTTCTACGTATCAAGCTGACATAACATGGCAAAAAACATTAATTAAAACATTATCTACATAGGTGGGAAATTCCAATATCAAAATAAAGTACAAACATTGATACACATGATACAATGCCGTAGATAAACATGATGGTATAACTAGATCTGAACGGCTCTTAACATTTTCGAACCAATTAAATGTTATAGATGAATGATTTTGATTATATACACAGAAAGTGTAAATAAAATTTTATGCAATCACACCTATAAATACGCAAAATACTTGAATCTAAGGTAGTACGTATTTGGATTCACAAAAGATGAAAAGAAGCATGAAGTTCAACCACCTTTTACCAATGTTCCTACACTTGTTCCTCTTCTCTTCTTGCTTTACTTTTGGCCAAACAATTGAATCACCCCCAACTAGAGTTCCTGTGCTTGACATGGATGGTGATCCAGTCCACAAAAACCGATTATACTACATATTGTCTGTCAATGGAACTGTGGATGAAGGTGGATTGAGATACATATCCTATAAGTATTGTAAGTACCAAATTATCCAAGAAAAGCTTGGAACCCCAAACggacatttttgggttttctctaATTTGGCAGACCACACCACAATTGATCTGTCCAATGATATTTCCATTGGTGTTGGTAATCTCTACACTGTTTGTTCTAAAGAACCAGTGTGGATAGTTGAACAAAATGGATATGTGGATGGTGATGTCTCTTATGGCCACAATGCTGATGATACTAAGTTCAAGATAGAGAAGGATGACAAAGGAGATGGATATAGGATTGTCCACTGTGGTAACTCAAATGGTTGTAAGAATGTAGGTGTGGTCATTGAGAAAAATGGGAGGAGGAGGATTGCTTTGACTGAGTCACCACTAGTGGTCAAATTCAAGAAGTTTGGAGATTTTTCAAGTTAAAACCCTAAAGTTTTACCAGAAAAGAAACATTACGCCgtgtctttttatttttcttgcttaGTTCTCTATATATGTATCATGTGTATTTTAAACTTGGAGTATTAATCTAAAGTCTGTCCTTGTCAATGTAACGTAATTTCTCTTAAAGCTTGTGTATTGTTGTCTATTTTAGTATGCCTAATAGTATGCCTTAGAGGCTTACGCATCTCATTATGGGAAGTCTATAAGCCGGTgcttgtcacgatcccaaattcaactagtcgtgatgacacctaacccaacccactTGATAAGCCAAATAGCAACAATCCTCTAACTGAGAAAACAAATTGTTttccctcaaaatcggataacaattaaatttgtaagtgattttaaggatacgcAGATTAATTTGATAcaaagcgagaaattgagttagaattgaacaaatagagataaaACAAATTCAAACTACACGAGGAGGATAGTTCCAGACTTAGTGAAATATTCAACATCGATCAGGGCTCGCAATGGCCAGCACTGATgaataagaaaaagagaaaataataatatattgctTTTGAATGTGTGTCACGAATTATCACACCCCcattatatagtaggggagtcctactctaggtacaactctataaaaggtaaaaaaaatccTCCGATTAACTGATTGTCGGTTCTTCATCGATACGTATCGAGATCCCCGCCGTAATATCTGGCTGATCACGGATATCAAGGCCTCTTGTTGGCCGTGCTCGATTGCCCGAAAATGTTTTTCGAAGTCGTTCGAGGCTCGGACCAATCCCAAACCATGACCCCGATATTCTCTAGGGCGGGCGTCATGTCCCCGAGTTCTGACTCGATGAGACTTTTGCCTAGATTTCGATCCCTTGTCATCATGTCTCGAGCTTGGCTTATTTTGTTGAAGACCGGGTTGTACTATGATCCCAGTTTCacccatatacagatagtcccttcATTTCTCGCAGAGTAAATGATGAGAAACGACATGAGTTCCCGATTCTTTCTTCGACGCATCGCACATAAACAACAAAACACCCTAAATGTCTCATCAGCTATGTCATAATGGCATTAAATGCATGTCAGCCACCAGCCAGCTGTCCGTGGATGAGAAACATCGCTGAACTCCTACAGATACCCCTTTCCTTGTCCATTTTTTACTTTACACCAAATCTTCTACCCTCGTACCTTCAGGATTTTAATACTCTCTAGCGTTTTTACCTCCGTTACTCAAGGTTCTTTAGGACTTTGCAAAAACTTTTACTCATCTCCTACTCAAGCCAATAAGTTTGATCCTTCAACTTTCAATCTTTCTCCATCTTTTCCAAGCTTTTTCTTCCATAACAATGGCAAAAACCTCAAAATCTATTCCTCAGAAGGATGTTCTTTCTCCCTTGCTACTAACCACTGAGGTTGAGGAGACCATCTCCGATATGGTTGTTAATGAACCGGAGGAAGAAGCCCCCTTAAAGATGTTCATACTCGGTGGTTGTTCGGTCACCGGTGACTTTAATGTTAAGAAGCCTTCTTCTGTATAGGGTCAACATAAGGAGGCCTCGAGATACATCTGCTTAATTTCGAAGAGGTCCTCCCCATGGTCCGAAAAGATTGCAGTTGGGCCGACAAAGACATAGTGGTCTCTAACTCCGAAGAGGCCATTACCACCCATATCGAGGGATACTTAAGTTTTTACACATATCCCTTTACATTAGGCCTGGTTGACCCGGTCATCTTAGACTTTTACAGGAGGTATAACGTATGCCTTGGCCAAATTCATCTATCATTATGGAGGATCGTGATCCTTCTTCGATTCACTGTAAACAAAAATCGATAGATGCTCGTTCACCATCAATCATTTACTTCGCTTATACAATCCCCAAATCTTTCGAGGGGAGGGGGTTGATAAAGCTAGTACATCAGGCCAGCAAAGCCTCATTCTCTAGCATCGACGAGGACCGAGATCAGGGTGGGCAAGGACGTTTTGTTTGGGTGACGACCGCCGACCTGGTACCTGCCGAGTGGAGGTTGTTCCCTGAaagtgtgatgacccgataggtcatcttatgattTAAAACCAAATTCTATATTTTGAGGTTTTAAATACCTTATTTTATCCTTCCTCGATTTGCGTTCACGGTCCGGGTATTTTTTTCTGGAAGGCTTATATGTTAAAAATTGATGAAAACAAgaatttttgccttaaaagttaattttagttgacttcgatcaacgtgTTGAGTAAACAGACCCAAACCCATATTTTGACAATCTCGGTGGGTCCGTATTGAAGTATGGGACCTAGGCGTGTGTCCaaaatcgaatttggaggtccctagcttgagttatgaatttttgttgaaaattaaaaGTCTGAAAATTCAATGGTTTTAAGAATTGATTAATGTTTGGCCTTGTTAATACCGAGTCtttattttggttccgaagcctGGTACAGGTTCAAAATAATATTTTATGGCTTgcctatgaaatttggtgagaaacgaaatTGGTTGGACGTGATTCAGATGTCCGGTTgggaaaataaaaatttcaaagtgttcttgagaatcctatttgatttggtgctaaaattgtagttctaggtgttattttggcgatttgattgcacgacaagtttgtatgatgttttgagacttgtgtggatgtttggtttggagccccgagggctcgggtgaattttggataggctacagagtattttggacttagaaatcaTAGCTGGTGTGCTTCAGGTCTGcagactttgcatttgcgaggtctGGCTCGCAAATATGAGCCTCACATTTGCAAagaatcatcgcatttgcgagtagTGGGGTTGGGAGgggaccttcgcaattgcgatcaactTAGGCCGCGTTTGCGAATAATTCCTGAGGAACAATTTCACAAACAACTAGTTCTTGCACTGGCTAATTATGGTCTTTACCTCTGGATGAAGACCTAGGGGTTGATGAAGTTATTGCTTTGGAAGAATAAGACTTTGATGTATTCTTTTAGGAAGGAGTAGTACTACAGCTTGATATGGAACCTAAGCTGCAGAGTCTACCACCTCTTCTACTCGTAACTGGGCAGAAGAAAGAAGGTGTTCATgaatgattattattattttatggGGGTTTGATAAATGAAGAAGGATTCGAAGAACGGGAAATCATTTTGaaaggtaaaagcacgaaggtagAGAAGAAATCACAGAAGGAGATTGGATGTGAATGCAAGAAAGTAGAAGAATTTTTTGGGTGGTATGTAATGTGGTATTTATACCGAAGAACTGTCATTATGAACCATCATCATGGAACAGTCATTTCAAACTGACGCTACCAGAAAACCTTAAAAAGATGTCATAAACTGCAGAACCAATCATAATAAGACATGTGTCCCGATCATTAAATGGAAAGGACGTACCTCGCTTCACTTCTAGAAAAAAACATAATAATGTTGGGAAGGGGCAGCAAGACATTCCCCCATAAATAAACTTATCTCTTCTAGAATATTTAGTTGAGATATTCAGAAAGtgagggactatctgtattgatGGAAAAATAGACATGCCACGTGGATTAACGATGTGATGACAAGTGGCATTTGAATCAGGTTAATAAAGAAGAGTGATGAGGTGCAGTTAAAATACCCATGAAATTGATGACAAAAGGTGTCGTATTCGACAAttggaaaagaagaaataggCACGGGATGCATAAGGACTATAAAAGAGGAAGATTCATGAATAATTACGaatatggaaagagaattagTATTATCCCTAATTATGCGCGATCGCCTATTATTATCATAATTGTTACGAGTCATTCAACAATGGGTAATTAATACAGTTAATGTTAGTAGCTGGC
The Nicotiana sylvestris chromosome 11, ASM39365v2, whole genome shotgun sequence DNA segment above includes these coding regions:
- the LOC104219275 gene encoding factor Xa inhibitor BuXI-like, whose product is MKRSMKFNHLLPMFLHLFLFSSCFTFGQTIESPPTRVPVLDMDGDPVHKNRLYYILSVNGTVDEGGLRYISYKYCKYQIIQEKLGTPNGHFWVFSNLADHTTIDLSNDISIGVGNLYTVCSKEPVWIVEQNGYVDGDVSYGHNADDTKFKIEKDDKGDGYRIVHCGNSNGCKNVGVVIEKNGRRRIALTESPLVVKFKKFGDFSS